The following coding sequences are from one Kallotenue papyrolyticum window:
- a CDS encoding PAS domain-containing sensor histidine kinase, producing MLDLAQVSMEDSGSAREWTIERLQDAVDTAGLVLWELDPATLGCTFVSNGIERLSGYSAALWLSHPQFWLSRIHAADRQTLFDACAAAARHAAKQNVVLRLLTADECLLWISVMLHVVVDEAGCCRLRGTMCDISSLPGILQSEMEALRHNHGLLDEAEALRRSDRFKSEFIAHISHELRTPLHHIKGYASTLLRSHEQCDPATLRDYLQIIIEETDQLERLVVDILDTSRIERQALTLDIDSVRLDELVRKVLQRWALTSHHHFELIMPSDMPPIPADPYRIEQVLNNLLSNVVRYTPERTLTTISLQTSRSEVQLSVRDRGPGVAPEHLPHLFERFYRAHTATRSGERGSGLGLFICKEIIEQHGGTIWAANMPDGGMLFCFRLPRRRSAALQQQVPTPGACAERAPVE from the coding sequence ATGCTCGATCTGGCGCAGGTATCCATGGAAGACTCCGGATCGGCAAGGGAGTGGACGATTGAGCGCTTACAGGATGCCGTCGACACAGCCGGTCTGGTACTATGGGAGCTCGACCCCGCGACGCTGGGCTGTACCTTCGTGAGCAATGGTATTGAACGCCTGTCGGGATATTCCGCAGCGCTTTGGTTGTCGCATCCCCAGTTCTGGTTGAGCCGTATCCATGCTGCCGATAGGCAGACGTTGTTTGACGCATGCGCAGCGGCAGCGCGCCATGCAGCCAAGCAGAACGTTGTGCTGCGTCTGCTGACCGCGGATGAGTGCCTCCTCTGGATCTCCGTCATGCTGCACGTGGTGGTTGACGAAGCGGGTTGCTGCCGGCTGAGGGGCACCATGTGTGATATCAGTTCGTTGCCAGGCATTCTTCAAAGTGAGATGGAAGCGCTGCGGCACAACCATGGTCTGTTGGATGAGGCCGAGGCACTCCGTCGTTCGGATCGCTTCAAGTCGGAGTTTATCGCGCATATTTCTCACGAGCTCCGGACGCCGCTCCACCATATCAAAGGCTATGCTTCCACCCTGCTGCGTTCGCATGAGCAGTGCGATCCCGCGACGCTGCGCGACTATCTGCAGATCATTATCGAGGAAACCGATCAGTTAGAGCGCCTGGTCGTCGATATTCTCGATACCTCGCGCATCGAACGTCAGGCCTTGACGTTGGATATCGATAGCGTGCGTCTAGATGAGTTGGTGCGAAAAGTGCTACAGCGCTGGGCATTGACCAGCCATCACCATTTTGAACTGATCATGCCGTCGGATATGCCGCCCATACCGGCCGATCCCTACCGCATCGAGCAGGTGCTCAACAATCTTCTGTCCAATGTTGTGCGCTATACCCCTGAACGCACGCTGACAACAATCAGCCTGCAGACGAGTCGCAGCGAGGTGCAGCTCAGCGTACGCGATCGCGGCCCGGGCGTTGCGCCGGAGCATCTGCCCCACCTCTTCGAGCGTTTTTACCGGGCGCACACCGCTACCCGCTCCGGTGAGCGAGGCAGCGGCCTGGGTCTCTTCATCTGTAAAGAAATTATCGAGCAGCATGGTGGCACGATCTGGGCTGCCAACATGCCCGATGGCGGAATGCTCTTCTGCTTTCGTTTACCGCGGCGTCGTTCCGCCGCCTTGCAGCAGCAGGTGCCCACGCCGGGTGCCTGCGCCGAGCGCGCGCCCGTTGAATAG
- a CDS encoding response regulator transcription factor, whose product MEDEVRAQRLLRLNLEPLGYRVITANRAALVMESVEQYMPDLVVLDVRLPDGNGFEVCQELRSISDVPVIFLSAHGQAAERIRGLELGADDYINKPYDPLELAARIEAVLRRSQGRAPALARIFRCGPLYIDMEQRLVLLDGVEIHLSRTEYRLLEYLALNAGRTLVADALLAKVWGPEYVGDYASLHLYISRLRRKLHEDAHQPRLILTKPGIGYMMPSDPR is encoded by the coding sequence GTGGAAGACGAGGTTCGTGCTCAACGTTTGTTGCGCCTCAATCTGGAACCGCTCGGGTATCGGGTGATCACAGCCAACCGGGCAGCCCTGGTCATGGAGTCGGTCGAGCAGTACATGCCCGACCTGGTGGTCCTGGATGTGCGTTTGCCCGACGGCAACGGGTTCGAAGTCTGCCAGGAGTTGCGCAGCATTTCCGATGTGCCGGTCATTTTTCTCAGCGCGCATGGGCAGGCCGCCGAACGCATTCGTGGCCTCGAACTGGGCGCCGATGATTACATCAACAAACCGTACGATCCCCTGGAACTGGCGGCGCGGATCGAGGCCGTCCTGCGGCGGAGCCAGGGGCGCGCGCCCGCCCTGGCGCGGATTTTCCGGTGTGGCCCGTTGTATATCGATATGGAGCAGCGCCTGGTGCTGCTGGATGGTGTTGAAATCCACCTTTCGCGCACGGAGTACCGGTTGCTGGAATACCTGGCGCTGAACGCCGGCCGTACGCTGGTCGCGGATGCGTTGCTTGCCAAAGTCTGGGGACCCGAATATGTTGGCGATTATGCCTCGCTACACCTGTATATCAGCCGCCTGCGTCGCAAACTGCATGAGGACGCTCACCAGCCGCGCCTGATCCTCACCAAACCCGGCATAGGCTATATGATGCCCAGCGATCCGAGATGA
- a CDS encoding response regulator translates to MAIVLLLDRDPLQTRVIGHNLESLGHHVLCAQQEWEGLVAINRVHPDLVVLDCSLPRWRELLRLLRKLQGCQTTPLLLIAPHCPPRYYLRKFTVGAWLHRHFAAEELVCAVQTLLLPTPYAYDGMRYRNAERKDRGCSSACGDPGRGTTLS, encoded by the coding sequence ATGGCCATTGTGCTGCTGCTCGATCGCGATCCGCTCCAGACGCGCGTGATCGGGCATAACCTCGAGTCGTTGGGCCACCATGTGCTCTGTGCCCAGCAGGAATGGGAGGGGTTGGTGGCCATTAATCGTGTGCATCCTGATCTGGTTGTGTTGGATTGCTCGTTGCCGCGCTGGCGCGAGCTCCTCAGGCTGCTGCGCAAGCTCCAGGGATGTCAGACAACGCCACTGTTGTTAATCGCGCCGCACTGTCCGCCCCGCTACTATCTGCGCAAGTTTACGGTTGGCGCCTGGCTGCACCGTCACTTCGCTGCCGAGGAGCTCGTCTGTGCCGTGCAAACCCTTTTGCTGCCCACGCCGTACGCATACGACGGGATGCGCTACCGCAACGCTGAGCGCAAGGACCGTGGGTGCTCATCCGCGTGTGGCGATCCCGGACGTGGAACAACACTGAGCTGA
- a CDS encoding GHMP kinase: protein MIISRTPLRISFAGGGSDLPIFYCEEPGAVVSTAIDKYIYITVNRKFDQRIRASYAVTEIVDRVDDLRHELIREALRLVRIAGGVEITSISDVPSRGSGLGSSSSYTVGLLNALYAYRGRMASATRLAQEACQIELARCGKPIGKQDQYIAAFGGLQYIQFNPDESVFVDPIICRPATKQALGRRLLMLYTGMTRSAGEVLAEQRANVQRDHRRREHLRAMVRLAQELRAALSRDELDALGEIMHEGWMRKRELASQISNDQIDRWYERARAAGARGGKLLGAGGGGFLLLDAPPERHAAIQHALPELRPVPLRCEPQGSKIIYVEEEALSF from the coding sequence ATGATCATTTCGCGCACCCCCCTGCGGATCAGTTTTGCCGGCGGCGGCAGCGATCTGCCGATCTTTTACTGTGAAGAGCCGGGGGCGGTTGTCAGCACGGCGATCGACAAGTACATCTACATCACCGTCAACCGCAAGTTTGATCAACGCATCCGTGCCAGCTACGCGGTGACCGAGATTGTTGATCGCGTGGACGATCTGCGCCATGAGCTGATTCGCGAGGCGCTCCGGCTCGTGCGCATCGCCGGAGGCGTGGAAATCACCTCGATCTCGGATGTGCCCTCGCGTGGCAGCGGGCTTGGCTCGTCCAGCAGTTATACGGTTGGGCTGCTCAACGCGCTGTATGCATATCGCGGTCGCATGGCGAGCGCGACGCGCCTGGCACAGGAGGCCTGCCAGATCGAGCTGGCGCGCTGCGGCAAGCCGATCGGCAAACAGGATCAGTACATCGCGGCGTTTGGCGGGCTGCAGTACATCCAGTTCAATCCCGATGAGAGCGTCTTTGTTGATCCGATCATCTGCCGTCCCGCGACCAAACAGGCGCTTGGCAGGCGCCTGTTAATGCTGTACACCGGCATGACTCGCTCCGCTGGCGAGGTGCTGGCCGAGCAGCGCGCCAATGTGCAGCGCGATCACCGGCGGCGTGAACACCTGCGGGCTATGGTGCGGCTGGCGCAGGAGCTCCGTGCGGCCCTGAGTCGCGACGAGCTGGATGCATTGGGCGAGATCATGCACGAGGGGTGGATGCGCAAGCGCGAACTGGCGAGCCAGATCAGTAATGATCAGATCGACCGCTGGTACGAACGGGCACGCGCAGCGGGGGCGCGCGGTGGCAAACTGCTGGGCGCGGGTGGCGGCGGCTTTTTGTTGCTGGATGCTCCCCCGGAGCGGCATGCGGCGATCCAACACGCCTTGCCTGAGCTGCGGCCGGTGCCACTGCGTTGCGAGCCGCAGGGCAGCAAAATCATCTACGTCGAAGAAGAGGCGCTTTCTTTCTGA